One window from the genome of Paraneptunicella aestuarii encodes:
- a CDS encoding PAS domain-containing protein, producing MLDTNQMIMTEINHRLIVPEQLNEANRDFIKKYPPQENPEQINALMLNQLVSFKGVDAVYYSSRDNWFTGYARFGDNLVHMYANEETNFSIHFDRLDKQLKASNTIEKAPDFYATHTPWYKDASINASNGWGEVFSYYAFPTLALPNSIRVTDDKNQVTGVIGNNLFLDNLGDFLRDLFKSRTGSAFIIEPNGALIGSSTLYRPYIFNNGNIAQINANTSQDAVIQSGMEVFKDNYLQPLNEEPHIQSIEIDGKPYQLGIFNLNHGSKVNWYLFVFLSQQSILEQANESIKQSIATIIGGMLLTIALATFLANRISVPISRLNDRIRAWRDNPGLTVNLDNETYPFKEIQQLSDSTFQMQRRITSALQELRKKITENQHFITEIEKLAMVAENTDDMVLICNDKQQIEWANESFLTQYGLSLSNVFDKNAFDLLTPPDTSKEDIKRLEVQLEIEGSASVQQVHYDHNGSPHWVLLNIHQIKGNTGEVQHYIHIMQDITAQKNYEQELTKWKTVFYAADWGIAISEGESMNLSLANPAFAKLHGFELNELVDMHAKQFYPDDVFNTIKSYIEVAKKTGSVTFETEHINKENVRFPVLQNISIFHDQQGEIRGLIFSVQDISESKSLHSQLVQSQKMEAMGTLAGGMAHDFNNILASIMGNAELSTIYISQLEQLTESKPIHDLSERLEGIIKSCNRASDLTNKILSYSRMDSPDFENLHLSDVLKESVAMVEPMLPANITIQQNLQTELDSVLGNASQLQQVFVNLMTNAFHAIQSIHRKNGMVTIEMSNVTNLEGQILVQLRFKDNGCGIPKASLAHVFDPFFTTKEKGKGTGLGLSVVTGILRAHSVEIKVESQEKEGTEFILSFPMSTFSQATKEKENNKVVDIIGLGNPHIVMVDDEHTITEVWGQILSQKKFQVTTFNQPEKAWEYIQTHHESIDLLLSDYDMKVMTGAELCAKTRKICPTLPIIMLTGFSEQMDEKRAKKIGIKRLLLKPITLKALLEAITSALSEKPSETESETA from the coding sequence ATGCTGGATACGAATCAGATGATAATGACAGAAATCAATCATCGTCTCATCGTTCCAGAACAGCTTAACGAAGCAAACCGCGACTTCATCAAGAAATATCCACCACAGGAAAACCCCGAACAAATTAATGCCCTGATGCTCAATCAACTTGTGTCATTTAAGGGAGTCGATGCAGTGTATTACAGTTCCAGAGATAACTGGTTCACTGGTTATGCTCGTTTTGGGGACAACCTGGTTCATATGTACGCCAATGAAGAAACCAATTTCAGCATTCATTTTGATCGCCTGGATAAACAGCTTAAAGCGTCTAATACCATAGAAAAAGCACCCGATTTCTACGCTACTCATACTCCTTGGTATAAAGATGCCAGCATTAATGCCTCGAATGGTTGGGGGGAAGTCTTTTCCTACTACGCTTTCCCCACCCTTGCCTTACCTAACAGTATCCGCGTCACCGATGACAAAAATCAGGTCACAGGGGTCATTGGCAATAACCTGTTCCTGGATAATCTCGGCGACTTCCTACGTGACTTATTTAAAAGCCGCACAGGTAGCGCTTTCATCATAGAACCAAATGGTGCCTTAATCGGTAGTTCAACCCTTTATCGTCCCTATATTTTCAACAACGGCAACATCGCTCAAATCAATGCCAATACCAGTCAGGATGCAGTTATTCAATCCGGGATGGAAGTATTTAAAGATAATTACTTGCAGCCTCTTAATGAAGAACCTCATATTCAATCCATTGAAATTGACGGCAAACCTTACCAACTCGGCATCTTTAACCTGAATCACGGTAGCAAGGTTAATTGGTATCTATTTGTATTTTTGTCACAACAAAGCATTTTGGAACAAGCCAACGAAAGCATAAAACAGTCTATCGCCACGATTATTGGAGGCATGCTGCTCACCATTGCCCTGGCCACCTTCCTGGCGAATCGCATCTCGGTTCCCATTTCCCGGTTAAATGATCGCATTAGAGCATGGCGGGATAATCCGGGATTAACGGTGAATCTTGATAACGAAACCTATCCATTTAAGGAAATCCAGCAACTGTCTGACTCAACCTTTCAAATGCAGCGAAGAATTACCAGCGCCTTACAGGAATTAAGAAAGAAAATCACTGAAAATCAGCACTTTATAACCGAAATTGAAAAACTGGCGATGGTGGCAGAGAACACCGATGACATGGTGTTAATTTGTAATGACAAACAACAAATTGAATGGGCTAACGAAAGCTTTTTAACCCAATATGGCCTGTCGTTAAGCAATGTTTTCGACAAAAACGCCTTCGATTTACTCACCCCTCCCGATACCAGCAAAGAAGACATTAAACGCCTGGAAGTACAGCTGGAAATTGAAGGTAGTGCCAGTGTTCAACAGGTTCACTACGACCACAATGGCTCTCCCCATTGGGTTTTGCTCAACATTCACCAGATTAAGGGCAATACAGGCGAAGTACAGCACTATATTCACATCATGCAAGATATTACCGCTCAAAAGAACTACGAGCAGGAACTGACCAAGTGGAAAACCGTGTTCTATGCGGCAGACTGGGGTATTGCCATTTCCGAAGGTGAAAGCATGAACTTGTCATTAGCCAATCCGGCTTTTGCCAAATTGCACGGTTTTGAGCTCAACGAACTGGTCGACATGCATGCCAAACAGTTCTACCCCGATGATGTATTCAACACCATTAAAAGCTACATTGAAGTGGCCAAAAAAACCGGTTCAGTCACCTTTGAAACCGAGCACATTAACAAAGAAAACGTGCGTTTTCCTGTGCTGCAAAACATCTCGATATTCCACGACCAGCAAGGTGAAATTCGCGGTCTGATCTTCTCTGTACAAGATATTTCCGAGAGTAAATCCTTGCACTCACAGCTTGTTCAGTCGCAAAAAATGGAAGCGATGGGAACGCTGGCAGGCGGCATGGCGCACGACTTTAACAACATTCTCGCTTCGATTATGGGTAATGCTGAACTGAGTACCATTTATATCTCCCAGCTTGAACAGCTCACAGAAAGTAAGCCCATACATGACTTGTCGGAACGCCTGGAAGGCATTATTAAATCCTGTAATCGGGCATCGGACTTAACCAACAAAATATTATCGTACAGTCGCATGGATTCGCCTGATTTTGAAAACCTGCACCTGTCGGATGTATTAAAAGAATCCGTGGCAATGGTTGAACCAATGTTGCCAGCCAACATCACAATTCAGCAAAACCTGCAAACAGAACTCGATAGCGTTCTGGGCAATGCATCACAATTGCAACAGGTATTTGTGAACCTGATGACTAACGCTTTCCACGCAATTCAGTCGATACATCGTAAAAATGGTATGGTAACCATCGAAATGAGCAATGTTACCAACCTCGAAGGGCAAATACTGGTTCAACTGAGATTTAAAGACAACGGCTGCGGTATTCCAAAAGCCTCTCTGGCGCATGTTTTCGACCCCTTCTTCACCACAAAGGAAAAAGGCAAAGGAACTGGTTTAGGGTTATCGGTGGTCACCGGTATTTTGCGTGCTCATAGTGTAGAGATAAAAGTCGAAAGCCAGGAAAAAGAAGGTACTGAATTTATTCTGTCTTTCCCAATGAGTACCTTCTCCCAAGCCACAAAAGAAAAGGAAAACAATAAGGTGGTAGATATCATAGGACTTGGGAACCCACATATTGTTATGGTTGATGATGAACATACAATCACCGAAGTATGGGGACAAATCCTGAGTCAGAAGAAATTTCAAGTCACCACCTTCAATCAGCCTGAAAAGGCATGGGAATATATTCAAACTCACCACGAAAGCATTGATCTTCTGCTCTCCGACTATGATATGAAAGTGATGACGGGTGCTGAGCTGTGTGCCAAAACCCGTAAAATTTGCCCTACTCTGCCGATCATCATGCTGACTGGCTTCTCTGAACAAATGGATGAAAAACGAGCTAAAAAAATTGGCATAAAACGTTTATTACTTAAGCCCATTACGCTTAAAGCTTTACTGGAAGCGATTACCTCGGCCTTATCAGAGAAGCCTTCGGAAACAGAAAGTGAAACAGCCTGA
- a CDS encoding NUDIX domain-containing protein, which translates to MCRINQDFYEDISSNAGCIVRVGDRILSLTNRKSSKFDIPGGNMIVGESAQCTAHRETWEETGFNVEVGEYLGTSPKGFRFYACELDDDFGGKVQKFPVPDWAQFEVVSIQLVDPFITSPKEWRFPDQVVQIRDMFNHIGSEEHKAHNTSNQ; encoded by the coding sequence ATGTGCCGAATCAATCAGGATTTTTATGAAGATATATCCTCAAATGCAGGATGTATTGTTCGAGTTGGAGACCGCATTCTAAGCCTGACCAATCGAAAAAGTAGCAAATTCGATATTCCAGGCGGCAATATGATTGTAGGTGAATCTGCGCAATGCACCGCGCACAGAGAAACCTGGGAAGAAACCGGTTTCAACGTAGAAGTAGGTGAGTATCTGGGTACAAGCCCGAAAGGATTTCGTTTCTATGCCTGCGAACTGGACGATGATTTTGGTGGCAAAGTACAAAAGTTCCCGGTTCCTGATTGGGCACAATTTGAAGTCGTCAGTATTCAACTGGTTGATCCATTTATTACCTCGCCGAAAGAATGGCGCTTCCCTGATCAGGTAGTTCAAATCAGAGACATGTTTAATCATATTGGAAGTGAAGAACATAAAGCTCATAACACCTCCAATCAGTAG